The following coding sequences are from one Vulpes vulpes isolate BD-2025 chromosome 12, VulVul3, whole genome shotgun sequence window:
- the BSX gene encoding brain-specific homeobox protein homolog: MNLNFTSPLHPASSQRPTSFFIEDILLHKPKPLREMAPDHFASSLASRVPLLDYGYPLMPTPTLLAPHPHHPLHKGDHHHPYFLTTSGMPVPALFPHPQHSELPGKHCRRRKARTVFSDSQLSGLEKRFEIQRYLSTPERVELATALSLSETQVKTWFQNRRMKHKKQLRKSQDEPKAPDGPESPEGSPRGPEAASAEARLGLPAGPFVLTEPEDEVDIGDEGELGPGPHVL, encoded by the exons ATGAATCTCAACTTCACCTCCCCGCTACACCCGGCGTCTTCTCAGAGGCCCACGTCCTTCTTCATTGAGGACATCCTGCTGCACAAGCCCAAGCCGCTAAGGGAGATGGCCCCTGACCACTTCGCCAGCTCTCTGGCCTCCCGGGTGCCTCTGCTAGACTATGGCTACCCCCTCATGCCCACACCCACCCTCCTGGCTCCTCACCCTCATCACCCTCTGCATAAGGGAGACCACCACCACCCTTATTTCCTCACCACCTCGG GGATGCCGGTGCCCGCGCTCTTCCCGCACCCCCAGCACAGCGAGCTGCCGGGCAAGCACTGCCGCCGCCGCAAAGCTCGCACGGTGTTCTCGGACTCGCAGCTCTCGGGCCTGGAGAAGAGATTCGAGATCCAGCGCTACCTGTCCACGCCGGAGCGGGTGGAGCTGGCCACGGCGCTCAGCCTGTCCGAGACGCAG GTGAAAACGTGGTTCCAGAACCGGCGGATGAAGCATAAAAAGCAGCTGAGGAAAAGTCAGGATGAGCCCAAAGCGCCAGACGGGCCCGAGAGCCCCgagggcagcccccggggcccagAGGCCGCCTCTGCCGAGGCTCGGCTGGGCCTGCCCGCCGGCCCCTTCGTGCTGACCGAGCCGGAGGACGAGGTGGACATTGGGGACGAGGGGGAGCTGGGCCCCGGGCCGCACGTGCTCtga